In Paenibacillus kyungheensis, the following are encoded in one genomic region:
- a CDS encoding beta-galactosidase produces the protein MNKSIQLDSLQLGVCYYPEQWSDSLWEDDFKRMKDMNLSHIRIGEFAWSIFEPQEGVYDFDLFDRVLDLAHQYGLKVIMGTPTATPPAWLTQKYPEVLNATIEGVTYQHGMRRHYNYSSPKYQELCANITRQMANHFKDHPAIIGWQIDNELNCEVSEFYAEADHIAFRQWVQERYHTLEALNQAWGTVFWSQTYTDWNQVYLPRLTTAHSPNPHLVLDEKRFISDNTIAFARIQADILREIAPHHWITTNGLFGHLDSHALTEEMLDFFSYDSYPQFSTIFGSDEPKPLLDRKWSQNLSVVRNISNNFCIMEQQAGPGGWVNRMNMPAPRPGQLRLWTYQSVLHGADLVMYFRWRTATFGTEIYWHGLNDYHNQPNRRIQEASQVGQEFVAIGDKIAGTTYQADIAIVKDYDNDWDGEYDIWHGPLTGKSINAWFKQLQYQHIPTDIIYLRKQTLAELQQYKVLIYPHAAIMSEQTATLLTQYVEAGGTLILGARTGYKELSGHCRMAPMPGPVASLCGISVADFTSITGNAQVPGLRWQHNNHHMAQVAELFNDILQVNEDDVEVLATYTSSYYEDAPALTQRLYGKGKVLYYGAAFHEDVVDELLSILEISSPVADWLEVPEQVEIGIRQNEQHQYIFLLNYSDQEASIQIKQQRTDVLIDTLIEGTTTIPAYGVMILQ, from the coding sequence ATGAACAAATCGATTCAACTTGATTCTTTACAATTAGGAGTATGTTATTATCCTGAACAATGGTCTGATTCGCTCTGGGAAGATGACTTTAAACGTATGAAAGATATGAATTTGTCTCATATTCGAATTGGTGAATTTGCTTGGAGTATTTTTGAACCGCAAGAGGGAGTATATGACTTTGATCTGTTTGACCGTGTATTAGACTTAGCACACCAATATGGTCTGAAAGTGATTATGGGAACACCTACTGCTACACCACCAGCATGGTTAACACAGAAATATCCTGAAGTATTGAATGCAACGATCGAAGGTGTTACATATCAGCATGGTATGCGGAGACATTACAATTATAGTAGCCCTAAATATCAGGAACTATGTGCAAATATTACGCGCCAAATGGCAAATCATTTTAAAGATCATCCAGCTATTATCGGGTGGCAGATTGATAATGAACTGAATTGTGAAGTCAGTGAATTCTATGCAGAAGCTGACCATATTGCTTTCCGTCAATGGGTACAAGAACGTTACCATACTTTGGAAGCGCTTAACCAAGCATGGGGGACTGTATTCTGGAGTCAGACTTACACAGATTGGAATCAAGTGTATTTGCCACGTCTTACTACAGCACATTCTCCTAATCCGCATCTGGTGTTAGATGAGAAACGATTTATTTCTGACAATACTATCGCTTTTGCTCGTATTCAAGCAGACATTTTAAGAGAGATCGCTCCTCATCATTGGATTACAACGAATGGTCTGTTTGGACATTTAGATAGTCATGCGTTAACAGAAGAAATGCTCGACTTTTTCTCCTATGATTCATATCCGCAATTTTCAACCATCTTTGGCAGTGATGAACCTAAGCCATTGTTGGATCGTAAATGGAGTCAGAATCTGAGCGTTGTCCGTAATATCTCTAACAATTTCTGTATTATGGAACAGCAAGCCGGGCCAGGTGGATGGGTGAATCGAATGAATATGCCTGCTCCACGTCCGGGGCAATTAAGATTATGGACATACCAATCGGTATTACATGGCGCTGATCTGGTAATGTATTTCCGCTGGCGAACGGCTACATTTGGTACAGAAATCTACTGGCATGGCTTAAATGATTACCATAATCAACCGAACCGTCGTATTCAAGAAGCATCTCAAGTAGGGCAAGAATTTGTGGCGATCGGTGACAAGATTGCAGGTACAACTTATCAAGCAGATATAGCTATCGTCAAAGATTATGATAACGATTGGGATGGCGAATACGATATATGGCATGGCCCTTTAACAGGCAAAAGTATCAACGCATGGTTCAAGCAACTTCAATATCAGCATATCCCAACAGATATTATCTATTTGCGTAAGCAGACACTGGCAGAATTACAACAATATAAAGTGCTTATTTATCCGCATGCCGCAATTATGTCTGAGCAGACAGCGACTTTATTGACTCAGTATGTAGAAGCAGGTGGAACACTAATTTTGGGTGCACGCACAGGATACAAAGAGTTATCCGGTCATTGCCGAATGGCGCCTATGCCGGGCCCTGTCGCTTCCTTATGCGGAATTTCTGTAGCGGATTTCACTTCGATTACAGGTAATGCTCAAGTGCCAGGACTTCGCTGGCAACATAACAATCATCATATGGCGCAAGTAGCGGAGTTATTTAACGATATTTTACAAGTAAATGAAGACGATGTAGAAGTATTGGCGACCTATACATCATCTTACTATGAAGATGCTCCTGCATTAACACAGCGACTATACGGCAAAGGTAAAGTGTTATATTATGGGGCAGCTTTTCATGAAGATGTTGTCGATGAATTATTGTCGATCTTAGAGATATCCTCCCCTGTAGCTGACTGGTTAGAAGTGCCGGAACAGGTGGAGATAGGGATTCGTCAGAATGAGCAACACCAATACATCTTTTTGCTCAATTATAGCGATCAAGAGGCTTCTATTCAGATCAAACAACAACGTACAGATGTGTTAATAGATACTTTAATTGAAGGAACAACGACGATACCGGCTTATGGTGTGATGATTTTACAATAA
- a CDS encoding AraC family transcriptional regulator yields the protein MREHIFFPNPSFAHYSCYPDFIGGYQNHSSHIVDRPANSSDFKLNRLYNLHFILKGKGYVYSQGTRYELSAGHGFLYGPELAERYEADSYDPWDIRWIHFSASGLESLLGKRGISEVWLFELHSMQTLNICMEELLALGRNFDLKQEIRASTVLYEMLLHITKDAVSLHLPKDPALPGIHAAANYMREHCTEPLSIKEIAQFTGYSVPYFTRKFHQSMGVTPTAYLLESRILYAKKLLLSTNKTIQNIALDSGFSQSSYFIHCFKKVVAMTPEQFRVSWDS from the coding sequence ATGAGAGAACATATTTTCTTCCCTAATCCGTCATTTGCACATTATAGTTGTTATCCAGATTTTATAGGAGGTTATCAGAACCATTCTTCTCATATCGTTGATCGTCCGGCGAACAGTAGTGATTTCAAATTAAATCGATTGTATAACCTACACTTTATTTTGAAAGGAAAAGGTTATGTATATAGTCAGGGAACCAGATATGAGCTGAGTGCCGGTCATGGATTCTTATATGGCCCCGAGTTAGCAGAACGTTATGAAGCAGATTCTTATGATCCATGGGATATCCGTTGGATTCACTTTTCCGCTTCTGGTCTGGAATCGTTATTAGGTAAACGAGGAATTAGCGAAGTATGGTTATTTGAACTACACTCTATGCAGACATTGAATATATGTATGGAAGAGCTGTTAGCTTTAGGTCGTAACTTTGATCTCAAGCAAGAGATACGCGCTTCTACTGTACTTTATGAGATGTTATTACATATTACCAAAGATGCAGTATCTCTTCATTTGCCCAAAGATCCTGCCCTACCGGGTATTCATGCAGCCGCTAATTATATGCGTGAGCACTGTACAGAACCATTATCGATCAAAGAGATCGCTCAATTTACAGGATACAGCGTACCTTATTTTACGCGTAAATTTCACCAGTCTATGGGAGTAACACCAACTGCTTATTTACTGGAATCACGTATTTTATATGCGAAAAAGCTTCTTCTTTCTACCAACAAAACTATTCAAAATATCGCCTTAGATTCAGGATTTTCGCAAAGTAGCTACTTTATTCACTGCTTCAAAAAAGTCGTTGCTATGACACCAGAACAATTCAGAGTAAGTTGGGATTCTTGA